The segment cttctacaatatccaagatcatcaagcagaaggaagctataaaaacccccgagaccattgttgccaaagcgtctctctctctctctctctctctctctctctctctgatcaaattacgtactggataatgtctctctttggatacttcgattttgccaaatattgagggctacaagaacagttgattactatttacgtatcatatagactaattaaagtaaacgtatctttaaataggcttatattattaatatcaacaaaacatttactggcatgagtcagaggccgtttaacgaaacgaacacttctctgtccttaactcggagcgtcggaagacgcctctctctctctctctctctctctctctctctctctctctctctctctctctctctctctctctgatcaaattactggataatgtctctctttggatacttggaatttgcgttgtaatctaaccagaaacttcgttttgttattattactggaaacaagcaatgattttttcattatttgcgcttttggactgttatatgtaaactagtatgtattcattcgctcggaaactagttccgcatatgaggcgtcactaaaaaacatagaaaaatacaacataaaaagtgtcgaaaatcatcataatctcaaaatttttgttgtaatctaaccagaaacttatttttattaatatactgtgctaaactataaaggatttttatcatagtatgcgttttttaaaagcgtcgtaacctcggaacaagcgtcgtaacccaggacggatttttccattgaatatttaagaaaaagcgtcgtaacctcggaacgtcgtaagccggaaccgtcgtaacccggggaccgcctgtatatctCACATGACTTTTTTTGGTGGGGAAATCAGTGGACAttatctttaaagcacttctTCGTTGTTACAAAGTCACGATGTAAGGATAATGGGGGGTTCACCACTTTCACAACATATtgaagtgtttggagaagatttaaagCTCCACTACAAAGTCTCAAGCCTCAAGTGAGGATAGagtctaaggacttcaaggtaTTTTGAGATGCTGACCCATCCCATAAATTGGACTCCCATAATCTACTTTGGGTAAAACTAGTGCTTTGTATATCATAAGTAATGTTTGTCTCTTAGCTTCCCAAGTAGAACGAGACAATTTTGTAATCAAATTTGacactattacatttattttttacgaaggctatgtgtgctttccagttaagatgagtgtcttactaaactgaatgaggctatcacctaatttaagatttatgtcttgattctgtttcTGTCTACTATGTTTGTAAAACATAATTGCTTGGGTTTTTGATAGCTTTAAGAATTCTTCGTAGATGACGAAGACTGCTTGAGGAATGATATAGCAAAGTCATCTACATACAAGCTAGTTTGTACTCCCTGTGGTAACTGCTTTACGATGTTATTAATAGCCAGAGCAAAAACTGTTCCACTCAAAACACTTCCTTGAGGATGCATTATTTATTCGAGTTTGAACAGTTTTTTGACGGATAAACTAATCAATAAAAATTGGTAAGTGCcctctaaaaccattttcgtGTAAGGACTTTAAAATTGAGCATCTCCAAGTCatatcatatgctttttggatatcaaagaatatggcaactaatttgcttacgttcaaaccctcttcatatataattttttaggtgggaaagtgaatctaaagtagatctttcagattgtgaACCACACTTAGTTGAAGACAAAGCATTCTTACGTAGGCGCCAgtttagtctataatttcctgttttttctagcaatttgcacaagcaacttgtcagggatattagtctatagttatttggattgcttggatctttccctggtttgacaactggtatgattatagCATGTTTCCTTGCTTTTGGGAACAGTtgatttacccataaatgattataaagctacaataagtatgtttttgctgAAAGAGCCaggtttttttataatttcaaaatttacgttgtcttggtctggagcagaagagttacagttagataaagcatattcaaattcccTTTCTTTGAAGCtgtggttataatatatatcctctatttCAAAATTTAATGGCACAGCTTCTTCACAGGCTTTAATAGTTCGaaagtgatcatctatattgattaTACTACCTAGTATTTCTTTGATGTTACGccctaaaatattcgaaatttCTGTACTATTGTAAAGACAacacttttcccctttttttttttttttttttgtatcaattaTCAAGTCGAgttgttcctttaaccattctatagagcgttccgcggcctttccgccgatgtataactcaTGTCATTGCGTTATTTGTatatcttattatctttaaatgtatgtctcCGAGAAAACACAAATCCTTCTGGCCGAGACCCAGTTTCTCTTTGTTCAGGTAGGATACTACATATCCGTCTGCAGCCTCCTTTATAGCCTGTTTTTACCTGTAATAagttatcagtacccagctacctgtcttactttctggtcctcacaactggtgacctcccggagttggtgacacagtGGTTTAGGTCCAGCCTTTAACGGGCTAATTatggccgctcaccttcagagaacctttagcggACTCAATATGGCGCTGCAGTTTAGGTATCTGAAAACTCCGTTTCGAGGACGACACCAACACCATTAATGGACTCATCACGCCACAGCTTCCCAGTGTAGTGTATTTTGGCGATTTATCGatgacgggtagctgggtgctggtcagccaacacaaaatcaGATGGCAGTCCAGAAACATCCATCCAGCGTCATggcctcctttgcctcacctGGGGGAtgccagatatcttctcgaccccCCGAACCTGTGGGCCTCCTTGGTTCTTCCCCCGGCaccattgccgcacctgcgagtccccaggcAACCTCCAGACGCCACTGCTGCACCCAGGGTCTTGCTTTACCCACCCAACATCGCTGCCGCATGTGGGCCCGCTCAGCTCCCCAACGTTGCTGCCTGTGGGCCTTTTCAAACCCCTGACGCTGCCATTACTCCTGGGGCTCGCCTGGCCTGCCTTATGTTGCTGCCACACCTGTGGGACCTACTCACCCTTCCAACGCCGtcgcctgtagtcctcctcaGCCCACCGACACGGATGCCACACTTGTGGGCCTCctctgcctgccgacgccgctacCTGTGTTTCCTCGACTTGCTGACaccgctgctcacctgtggttccgctctgccCGCTGGATGCCGCTGCCACGCTGGGGACTTCCTCGGCCCAATATATGCTGCCGCTGCTCCTGGGGGTCCCCacagtatggaggagttatgggagttacatttgacaacgtcctagagagagagagagagagagagaaagatggtgtaattggtggttggatggttagtgattgaattggctgttggtgaggtctgggttgtctgctggtgcagctggagttagttgttagagttctgtgtttcagtcagtctttggacATAAGCAGTGTCGGCAGCGGTCTCTGAAGTGTTggaggcattgaaagtcagttgagttttgttgttgttgtttggttgtttgaGATTTGTTGtctgtgttgttagatttgttgtgctatgagtttttgttgagttgtgtgagttgttgagggttgttgttggtgagctgttgtgatttcttggtgttgttagtgggtgtgggTGTTGGCttgttgttagtgattgtttgtgcagtggtcttttgttgtggttgtgttccttttgttgttgttgtgttgttaggttgtggtccttgggtgttgtttttttgctgtgttgttgagttgtggttgtattccttgtttgttgttgagttgatGGGTTATGGTCCTTgagtgttgtgttgttgggttgtggttcttggttgttgtctttgttggtGTTGGTATCTCCACAACCTCGActggcagacagcacagcatagcctgtAGTTTCTGgaattggtaagtacatgtgtttgtgtgtgtttattttatttttttttttctgtgtaggtaggtcaattgttgtgtgtgtattcggtagtgtaaagaggaaagtgtgactgagggtgagtttgttagctggattgattaggtttatgttgAGGGGCGTGGGGGATTTTGCCCGCtggtttttaagcttgtgatcccaccacattattttttggcgcctgaAGAGGGATtgctggtgcggcagctgcaggacgattggggtaatgagttgtgtgattggtgaaggaaagcgaggatggaagggttgaaggagttggagaggctgaaggaggggTTGTGGTTGGCgaaggaagctaaggaaagattggaagtggagaatgagaggttgagggtagtgtgtgaggagctgaagagcgagttagaggaaatgagaggaatgctaaggagtgcgaaagtggaaatgaaagaagaggtgaaaggagcagaagagagaatggtggagaaaatggacgaaaaattcgggataatgatgaatgcagtgcaagaaataatgcaggaaatgatgaagggattcatgggagagggagctgtaggaggtaggcctactgggtcttgtgatgggtcAGGAgtgattaagaaagtgaaagaacaggtggatgagagtatgagtgacgaaggtgatttggttgtgataggtaagggatagaaagggaagacacaggataaggataagaGAGGggttgaggaaaagaagaagactaagggaaagaaggttagtaagggtgatggacaggatgagactaggactgaatacattggggaaagggctgagagtgatttagatagcggtgagtggaaacaggtgggtagaaagaagaagggtaagaagagtgtaGGTAGGAATGTGGACGTGAGTATGTAAGTGGATttgctgtattcggaagagggaaagaagggtcagaatggaagtagcgaaagtgagagtgaaagtgagcaggaagtacgaaaggctgtgtatatgagagaggtaccccgatgtgcacaatacgaggaatatggtagtaggggcATAGGCgacttttttgaggaatatgagaagtattgtgaggctaagtattgggataacaagagagttaacttcttgacgggatttttgttgagtatgtatggggtaatgatgagcaTAGGGAATGTGCCAGATgagtgtgtgaaagccaggattgtagaacaggcagagGATAAAAAGTATCGTTAgataggagaaagcatgatttttatgaggtaagaatgaatgttggcgaGTCGTTGTTGATGTAtatgtgcaggttggaaacattagctagaAAAAAGTTtagggacgaagggataaatgaatgtaaggagttagtgcgaaagttgttggcaactGTACTAGAGAGCGTATAcgagtttataaatataaaacgtaaggagaaaatgttaTGGACGAATGAAAAGTTAACATGgaacaacattttagaaatgGTAGAGGATTACAAGTTAGATAGGTgcatgaaagagagtagaagtgttagtgttaggactgaagtagctaaggttgtaccagagtttaaaagctatagggaaccagttttggaagggccaaggtaaatggcagagcgagtggtagataggggCGTGAAGGcaagttagttgtgagcgagagcagtggtgttacagatgtggtaagccagttcacaagaagaatgaatgtcagtgGGCGTTACGAGCaagcttcgggtgtgggcaaacggggtatttagtgagcgagtgtaagaaagatagggatattaagtgttacaggtgtggacaggtagggcacatagctagtggatgttggGGTACCCATATGAACGTAGTTTGCAGCAACTGTGGGAAGAACGGGCATtttgctaggatgtgtaaagagccacgtgcgaagtgtgttgaatgtggaatgggaGGTTGTATAGCGAGTGTGTGTAAGCTAAAGAGGGATGAGTCGGGCT is part of the Macrobrachium nipponense isolate FS-2020 chromosome 6, ASM1510439v2, whole genome shotgun sequence genome and harbors:
- the LOC135216565 gene encoding nuclear transcription factor Y subunit gamma-like, with translation MYLPIPETTGYAVLSASRGCGDTNTNKDNNQEPQPNNTTLKDHNPSTQQQTRNTTTTQQHSKKTTPKDHNLTTQQQQKEHNHNKRPLHKQSLTTSQHPHPLTTPRNHNSSPTTTLNNSHNSTKTHSTTNLTTQTTNLKQPNNNNKTQLTFNASNTSETAADTAYVQRLTETQNSNN